From Ailuropoda melanoleuca isolate Jingjing chromosome 8, ASM200744v2, whole genome shotgun sequence, a single genomic window includes:
- the SMCO4 gene encoding single-pass membrane and coiled-coil domain-containing protein 4 codes for MSANQERLGGVRGAQFLSQLELGESSCMADLLPGPSRSPTSLVCKMGLQPTRFGALTRGVWPFLPNPLRTRPPASPGEDAAAQRQAQEGDVQGQEGAETGHAGGPAADHHGGAAHIGRGRAPDRGVRVCGHAPHHHRVSVGSRGPGGGKQKRNGFHIQRFS; via the exons ATGTCGGCCAACCAGGAGCGGCTGGGTGGAGTAAGAGGAGCCCAGTTCTTGAGCCAGCTAGAGCTAGGTGAATCCAGCTGCATGGCTGACTTGCTACCGGGGCCTTCTCGAAGCCCCACCTCCCTCGTCTGCAAGATGGGATTACAGCCCAC GAGGTTTGGCGCCTTGACCAGAGGAGTGTGGCCCTTCCTTCCAAACCCTCTCCGGACGCGCCCTCCAGCATCTCCCGGGGAAGATGCGGCAGCTCAAAGGCAAGCCCAAGAAGGAGACGTCCAAGGACAAGAAGGAGCGGAAACAGGCCATGCAGGAGGCCCGGCAGCAGATCACCACGGTGGTGCTGCCCACATTGGCCGTGGTCGTGCTCCTGATCGTGGTGTTCGTGTATGTGGCCACGCGCCCCACCATCACCGAGTGAGCGTGGGGAGCCGAGGCCCGGGAGggggaaagcaaaagagaaatggcTTTCATATTCAGAGATTTTCCTGA